The following coding sequences lie in one Flagellimonas eckloniae genomic window:
- a CDS encoding 2-oxoglutarate dehydrogenase E1 component yields MDKYSFLNAAHTSFFAELYDKYLKSPDSLEPSWKAFFQGFDFGLESSLDELDLSSENGALTLVNGQQIEIPQSLQKEFQVIRLIDGYRSRGHLFTQTNPVRERRKYIPSLEISNFGLSQEDMETVFDAGKIIGIGSTSLKKIIAHLERIYCDAIGVEYMYIRTPERIQWIQEWLNVNDNHPNFSPEEKKNILRKLNEAVSFESFLHTKYVGQKRFSLEGGESLIPALDVIIEKAADAGVKQFVMGMAHRGRLSVLTNIFGKSPKDIFSEFDGKDYEEAIFDGDVKYHLGWTSMRETDSGKMVNMNIAPNPSHLETVNSIVEGITRAKQDRDHQENISEVLPILVHGDAAFAGQGIAYEIIQMARLDGYHTGGTIHIVVNNQIGFTTNYLDARSSTYCTDVGKVTLSPVLHVNADDAEAVVHAATFALEYRMRYKRDVFLDLLGYRKYGHNEGDEPKFTQPLLYKSISKHPNPRDIYAEKLIAQGIIDKDFLKNLELEYKKNLEENLLDSRKVEKTRITPFMQDEWEGFGQVAEDAMLSVIDTSYQLKKLDEVAKSITGLPEGKKFLRKLERLVGARNKMYFEDNQLDWAMGELLAYGSLIEEGYDVRMTGQDVERGTFSHRHAVIKTEMHEEEVILLNEMGENQNGKFHIYNSLLSEYAVMGFDYGYAMASPKTLTIWEAQFGDFSNGAQIIIDQYLSSAEDKWKLQNGLVLLLPHGYEGQGAEHSSARMERYLQLCAKDNMYVADVTTPANMFHLLRRQMKAGFRKPLIVFTPKSLLRHPKVLSTKEEMANGSFQTLIDDEKALASKVKTLVFCTGKFYYDLLDKKEELKRDDVALVRLEQLFPLPTKEIQITIKKYKNAEDVVWAQEEPRNMGAWGHLLMHFEEAKQFRVASRRFYGAPAAGSAVRSQRRHAQVIEYVFDKTKDNMQRS; encoded by the coding sequence ATGGATAAATATTCTTTTTTGAATGCTGCGCATACTTCATTTTTTGCGGAGTTATATGATAAGTACCTTAAGAGTCCCGATAGTCTAGAGCCTAGTTGGAAGGCTTTTTTTCAAGGATTTGATTTTGGTCTGGAAAGTTCCTTGGATGAGTTGGATTTATCCAGCGAAAATGGTGCATTGACACTTGTCAATGGACAGCAAATTGAAATCCCCCAGTCGTTACAGAAAGAATTTCAGGTAATCCGCCTAATTGACGGGTATCGTTCCCGGGGGCATCTCTTTACCCAAACAAATCCAGTAAGGGAACGAAGAAAGTATATTCCTAGCCTGGAAATTTCCAATTTTGGATTGTCCCAAGAGGATATGGAAACGGTTTTTGATGCCGGTAAGATTATTGGCATTGGGTCAACTTCCCTCAAAAAAATAATAGCACATCTTGAGCGCATATATTGTGATGCCATTGGGGTTGAGTATATGTACATTCGTACTCCCGAGCGCATACAATGGATTCAGGAGTGGTTAAATGTAAATGACAATCATCCAAATTTTTCCCCAGAGGAAAAGAAAAATATTCTTAGAAAACTTAACGAAGCTGTTTCGTTTGAAAGCTTTTTGCATACTAAATATGTTGGCCAGAAACGATTTTCGCTTGAAGGAGGAGAGTCTCTTATCCCAGCTTTGGATGTAATTATAGAAAAGGCGGCAGATGCTGGAGTAAAACAGTTTGTCATGGGGATGGCACACCGTGGGCGGTTGAGTGTCCTTACCAATATTTTTGGAAAATCACCTAAAGATATTTTTAGCGAGTTTGATGGTAAGGATTATGAGGAGGCCATCTTTGATGGAGATGTAAAATACCATTTGGGGTGGACTTCAATGCGGGAAACCGATTCAGGAAAAATGGTCAATATGAACATTGCACCAAACCCATCCCATTTAGAAACCGTTAATTCCATTGTTGAAGGTATTACCAGGGCAAAACAAGATAGAGATCATCAAGAAAATATTTCTGAGGTACTTCCCATTTTGGTGCATGGGGATGCAGCTTTTGCAGGACAGGGGATTGCTTATGAAATAATACAAATGGCCCGCTTGGATGGATACCACACAGGAGGAACCATACATATAGTAGTCAATAATCAAATAGGATTTACAACTAATTATCTGGATGCACGCTCATCTACCTATTGTACAGATGTTGGCAAGGTCACCCTTTCGCCTGTTTTACATGTTAATGCAGATGATGCCGAAGCCGTTGTGCACGCAGCAACGTTTGCATTGGAATATCGCATGCGTTACAAAAGGGATGTCTTTTTAGATTTATTGGGATATCGGAAATATGGACATAATGAAGGTGATGAACCCAAATTCACTCAACCTCTATTGTATAAATCTATTTCCAAACACCCAAATCCAAGGGATATCTATGCCGAAAAGCTTATTGCTCAGGGGATAATAGATAAGGATTTTCTAAAAAATCTGGAACTTGAGTACAAGAAAAATCTAGAAGAAAACTTATTGGATTCTCGAAAGGTTGAGAAAACTAGAATTACACCCTTCATGCAAGATGAATGGGAAGGTTTTGGTCAAGTTGCAGAAGACGCCATGCTAAGTGTTATTGATACTTCGTATCAGCTTAAAAAACTGGATGAGGTAGCAAAAAGTATTACAGGTCTTCCAGAAGGAAAGAAATTCCTTAGAAAACTGGAACGATTGGTTGGAGCACGAAATAAAATGTATTTTGAGGACAATCAATTGGATTGGGCAATGGGTGAACTTTTGGCATATGGTTCCTTAATTGAAGAAGGTTATGATGTTAGGATGACAGGTCAGGATGTGGAACGTGGAACGTTTTCACACCGTCATGCCGTAATTAAAACCGAAATGCACGAGGAAGAGGTCATTCTATTGAATGAGATGGGGGAAAATCAAAACGGGAAGTTCCACATTTATAATTCCTTACTTTCAGAGTATGCAGTTATGGGGTTTGATTATGGATATGCCATGGCAAGCCCAAAGACCTTAACTATTTGGGAAGCACAATTTGGGGACTTTAGCAATGGGGCACAAATAATCATTGATCAATACCTTTCTTCAGCGGAGGACAAATGGAAGCTTCAAAATGGTTTGGTGTTATTGCTGCCCCATGGGTATGAAGGTCAGGGTGCTGAGCATTCATCAGCACGAATGGAAAGATATCTTCAATTGTGTGCAAAGGACAATATGTATGTGGCCGATGTTACCACTCCGGCAAACATGTTCCATTTATTACGAAGACAAATGAAAGCTGGTTTTAGAAAACCTTTGATTGTCTTTACGCCAAAGAGTCTTTTAAGGCATCCAAAAGTCTTATCGACCAAAGAAGAAATGGCGAACGGAAGTTTTCAGACCTTAATTGATGATGAAAAGGCACTTGCGTCCAAAGTTAAAACCTTGGTGTTCTGCACCGGTAAGTTTTATTATGACCTGTTGGATAAAAAAGAAGAATTGAAAAGAGATGATGTTGCCTTGGTGCGGCTGGAACAATTGTTCCCATTGCCAACAAAGGAAATACAGATCACTATCAAAAAATATAAAAATGCAGAAGATGTGGTCTGGGCCCAAGAAGAACCACGTAATATGGGGGCATGGGGTCACCTACTAATGCATTTTGAGGAAGCAAAACAATTTAGGGTGGCCTCTAGAAGATTTTATGGGGCGCCAGCAGCTGGGAGTGCGGTACGTTCGCAACGCAGACATGCACAGGTAATAGAATATGTCTTTGATAAGACTAAAGACAACATGCAAAGAAGTTAA
- the odhB gene encoding 2-oxoglutarate dehydrogenase complex dihydrolipoyllysine-residue succinyltransferase translates to MVLEMKVPSPGESITEVEIAEWLVQDGDYVEKDQAIAEVDSDKATLELPAEESGVITLKAEEGDAVAVGEVVCLIDTSAAKPEGDASPVAEKEVVKEEPVKAETPKAEVKKETYASGSPSPAAKKILDEKGVAPSAVSGTGRDGRITKEDAVKAVPSMGTPTGGSRGESRSKLSMLRRKVAERLVSAKNETAMLTTFNEVDMSPIFELRKQYKETFKEKHGVSLGFMSFFTKAVVRALELYPAVNSMIDGKEMLSYDFCDISIAVSGPKGLMVPVIRNAENLTFRGVEAEVKRLAIRAREGEITVDEMTGGTFTITNGGVFGSMLSTPIINPPQSAILGMHNIVERPIAKNGQVVIAPIMYVALSYDHRIIDGKESVGFLVAVKEALESPEELLMDGNVKKALEL, encoded by the coding sequence ATGGTTTTAGAAATGAAAGTTCCCTCACCGGGGGAGTCCATAACCGAAGTTGAAATTGCAGAATGGTTGGTGCAGGATGGAGACTATGTGGAAAAAGACCAAGCAATTGCAGAGGTTGATTCGGACAAGGCAACTTTGGAACTTCCTGCTGAGGAAAGTGGGGTCATAACCTTAAAAGCTGAGGAGGGTGATGCCGTTGCTGTTGGTGAGGTTGTCTGCCTTATAGACACCAGTGCCGCAAAGCCTGAAGGTGATGCTTCCCCTGTGGCGGAAAAGGAAGTCGTAAAAGAAGAACCTGTTAAGGCAGAAACACCAAAAGCCGAAGTTAAAAAAGAAACCTATGCATCTGGAAGCCCATCCCCAGCCGCAAAAAAGATTTTAGATGAAAAAGGAGTAGCTCCTTCTGCTGTTTCTGGTACCGGAAGAGATGGACGTATCACTAAAGAAGATGCGGTAAAAGCTGTTCCCTCTATGGGTACACCAACTGGCGGAAGTAGAGGGGAATCCCGTTCCAAACTATCCATGCTGCGCAGAAAAGTTGCCGAGCGTCTTGTGTCCGCCAAGAACGAAACCGCAATGTTGACCACTTTCAATGAAGTGGATATGTCACCAATCTTTGAATTACGGAAACAATACAAGGAAACTTTTAAGGAGAAACATGGAGTAAGTTTAGGTTTTATGTCCTTCTTCACCAAAGCTGTTGTTCGGGCTTTGGAACTATACCCTGCTGTAAATTCTATGATTGATGGGAAGGAAATGTTGTCCTATGATTTTTGCGACATCAGTATAGCGGTTTCTGGTCCAAAAGGATTAATGGTCCCCGTTATTAGAAATGCTGAAAATTTAACCTTCAGAGGTGTTGAAGCTGAGGTGAAAAGATTGGCAATTAGAGCGCGCGAAGGTGAAATTACGGTTGATGAAATGACCGGAGGGACTTTTACCATTACCAATGGTGGTGTTTTTGGTTCCATGCTATCAACACCTATTATCAACCCTCCACAAAGTGCCATTTTAGGAATGCACAACATTGTAGAGCGTCCTATTGCCAAAAATGGTCAAGTGGTCATTGCCCCAATTATGTATGTAGCGCTTTCTTACGACCATAGGATTATTGATGGTAAAGAATCTGTTGGGTTTTTGGTTGCTGTAAAAGAAGCTCTTGAGAGCCCAGAAGAATTATTGATGGATGGCAATGTGAAAAAAGCGTTGGAGCTGTAA
- a CDS encoding TatD family hydrolase, translating into MVITDTHTHLYSEAFDDDRDEVINNAMELGVERFFIPAIDSTYTQSMLNLEAKYPDNVFLMMGLHPTHVKENYKEELFHVEKLLSERKFWAVGEIGIDLYWDKTFLKQQQDAFVYQIRLAKKYKLPIVIHCRESFDEIFEILEHEKDEGLYGIFHCFTGTLEQAHQAMSYNMKLGIGGVATFKNGKIDQFLNQIDLKHIVLETDSPYLSPVPYRGKRNESAYIIKVLEKLALIYDMTLEDIASITTDNSKKVFGI; encoded by the coding sequence ATGGTAATAACGGATACGCATACCCATTTATATAGTGAAGCTTTTGATGATGACCGCGATGAGGTCATCAATAATGCCATGGAATTAGGTGTTGAGCGATTCTTTATTCCCGCAATTGATTCCACCTATACACAAAGTATGTTGAATTTGGAGGCCAAATACCCTGACAATGTTTTTTTGATGATGGGATTGCATCCAACCCATGTGAAGGAAAACTATAAGGAAGAGCTGTTCCATGTGGAAAAATTGCTATCGGAAAGAAAGTTTTGGGCGGTAGGTGAAATAGGAATTGACCTATATTGGGACAAAACCTTTTTGAAGCAGCAACAAGATGCATTTGTATATCAAATTCGTTTGGCCAAGAAATATAAACTACCCATAGTAATTCATTGTAGGGAATCTTTTGATGAGATTTTTGAGATTTTGGAACATGAGAAAGACGAAGGCCTCTACGGAATTTTTCATTGCTTTACAGGAACCTTGGAACAGGCGCACCAAGCTATGTCCTATAATATGAAGCTAGGTATTGGTGGGGTTGCTACATTTAAAAATGGAAAAATTGACCAATTTTTGAATCAGATTGATTTGAAACATATTGTTTTGGAAACGGATTCGCCTTATTTGTCTCCAGTTCCATACCGTGGAAAACGAAATGAAAGTGCTTATATAATTAAGGTATTAGAAAAATTGGCTTTGATATATGATATGACGCTCGAAGATATAGCTTCAATAACGACTGATAATTCCAAAAAGGTTTTTGGTATTTAG
- a CDS encoding metal-dependent hydrolase family protein has product MKNSILFLILLSSSILFAQETYLHCGNIVDVKSGKVLSEKTIVVSGKSIKSILNGYQAGNAEAIIVDLKDKTILPGFIDMHVHIESESNPKSYVERYTLNDADVAFQSTVYAKRTLMSGFTTVRDLGGTGVNIALRNAINKGTVVGPRIFTAGKSIATTGGHADPTNGMKNVLIGDPGPKEGVVNSPEDGKKAVRQRYKNGADVIKITATGGVLSVAKSGQNPQFTIEEIKAITETAKDYNMLTAAHAHGDEGMQRAVKGGIKTIEHGTLMSEETMDLMVQYDSYLVPTITAGKQVAEKAKIPGYFPEVVAKKASEIGPLIQSTFAKAYKKGVPIAFGTDAGVFPHGLNAKEFGYMVEVGMPIMKALESATITNATLLGMGDSLGQLEEGFLADIIAVDENPVYNVDTLENVVFVMKEGQIFKSE; this is encoded by the coding sequence ATGAAAAACAGTATTCTATTTTTAATTCTATTATCCAGTTCAATTCTTTTTGCACAAGAAACCTATCTCCATTGCGGCAATATTGTTGATGTAAAATCTGGGAAAGTTCTTTCAGAAAAAACAATAGTAGTTTCCGGGAAAAGCATAAAATCCATTCTGAACGGTTATCAAGCTGGTAATGCTGAAGCTATTATTGTCGATTTAAAAGACAAAACAATACTTCCTGGATTTATAGATATGCATGTGCACATAGAAAGTGAATCCAATCCAAAATCCTATGTTGAAAGATATACGCTAAATGATGCTGATGTGGCATTTCAATCAACGGTATATGCAAAAAGAACATTAATGTCAGGGTTTACAACAGTGCGTGACCTAGGTGGGACGGGTGTCAATATTGCACTCCGAAATGCAATCAACAAAGGAACTGTAGTAGGGCCAAGAATTTTTACGGCAGGAAAATCCATAGCTACCACAGGTGGTCATGCAGACCCGACCAACGGCATGAAAAACGTTTTGATAGGAGACCCTGGTCCAAAAGAAGGTGTTGTCAATTCGCCGGAAGATGGAAAGAAAGCTGTGAGACAACGGTATAAAAATGGAGCGGATGTCATAAAAATAACTGCAACTGGAGGTGTGCTGAGTGTTGCCAAAAGTGGTCAGAATCCGCAGTTTACAATTGAAGAAATTAAAGCGATAACAGAGACTGCAAAAGATTACAATATGCTTACTGCGGCACATGCGCATGGCGATGAGGGAATGCAACGAGCAGTAAAAGGAGGTATCAAAACCATTGAGCACGGAACTTTGATGAGCGAGGAAACTATGGATTTAATGGTGCAGTACGATTCATATTTAGTACCCACAATCACAGCAGGCAAACAAGTAGCAGAAAAAGCCAAAATTCCTGGATACTTTCCAGAGGTGGTTGCAAAAAAAGCAAGTGAAATAGGTCCACTTATCCAAAGCACATTTGCAAAGGCCTATAAAAAGGGAGTGCCTATTGCTTTTGGCACGGATGCAGGTGTATTTCCACACGGGCTCAATGCAAAGGAGTTTGGTTATATGGTGGAAGTAGGAATGCCCATTATGAAAGCCTTGGAATCTGCAACGATTACCAATGCCACGCTTTTAGGCATGGGAGACAGTCTTGGACAATTAGAAGAAGGTTTTTTGGCAGACATTATTGCTGTTGATGAAAACCCTGTATATAATGTAGATACCCTTGAAAATGTTGTCTTTGTTATGAAAGAGGGACAAATATTTAAATCGGAATAA
- the galE gene encoding UDP-glucose 4-epimerase GalE: MKILVTGGLGFIGSHTVVELQNEGFEVVIIDNLSNSSEEVLVGIEAITGKKPIFEKLDLREKPKVQEFFKKYQDIEGVIHFAASKAVGESVEKPLLYYENNLGVLVYILQELSKKNKASFIFSSSCTVYGQADKMPITEDAPVKPAESPYGNTKQVGEEIIRDTCKVNQQLSAIALRYFNPIGSHPSVEIGELPIGVPQNLVPFITQTGVGLREQLSVFGDDYPTEDGTCVRDYIHVVDVAKAHVVALQRLLNKKNETNYEVFNLGTGKGSSVLEVIQSFERVSGKKLNYKIVDKRPGDVIEAYADTRKANKALGWKAESALDDSMRSAWNWEQKIRS; this comes from the coding sequence ATGAAAATACTTGTTACCGGAGGATTGGGATTTATAGGTTCCCATACAGTAGTTGAGCTGCAAAACGAAGGTTTTGAAGTTGTTATTATCGATAATCTTTCCAATTCCTCAGAAGAAGTCTTGGTCGGTATTGAGGCAATTACTGGTAAAAAACCCATTTTTGAAAAATTGGATTTACGGGAAAAACCAAAAGTTCAAGAGTTTTTCAAAAAGTACCAAGATATAGAAGGAGTAATTCATTTTGCTGCAAGCAAAGCAGTTGGTGAGAGTGTTGAAAAACCTTTACTTTATTACGAAAACAACCTGGGAGTTTTGGTTTATATACTTCAAGAGCTTTCAAAAAAGAATAAAGCTAGTTTTATTTTTAGTTCTTCATGCACTGTTTACGGTCAAGCGGATAAAATGCCCATTACGGAGGATGCTCCTGTAAAACCTGCTGAATCACCGTATGGGAACACAAAACAGGTTGGTGAAGAAATCATAAGGGATACTTGTAAAGTTAATCAGCAACTTTCGGCAATTGCCCTTAGATATTTTAACCCAATTGGAAGCCATCCCTCTGTAGAAATAGGTGAACTTCCCATAGGAGTGCCGCAAAATTTGGTCCCATTTATTACGCAAACCGGGGTTGGATTAAGAGAACAGCTTTCAGTTTTTGGAGATGATTATCCTACTGAAGATGGCACCTGTGTTAGAGATTATATTCATGTTGTTGATGTAGCAAAAGCCCATGTTGTTGCCCTACAACGGTTATTGAACAAGAAAAATGAAACCAATTATGAGGTTTTCAATCTAGGAACAGGTAAGGGAAGTTCTGTATTGGAAGTGATTCAAAGCTTTGAGCGAGTATCCGGAAAAAAATTGAACTATAAAATTGTTGATAAAAGGCCTGGAGATGTAATAGAAGCCTATGCGGATACTAGAAAAGCGAATAAGGCATTAGGATGGAAAGCTGAATCCGCATTAGATGATTCCATGAGGTCCGCATGGAACTGGGAACAAAAAATAAGAAGTTGA
- a CDS encoding DegT/DnrJ/EryC1/StrS family aminotransferase has translation MKKIQMVDLKGQYEGIKNQVNTSISEVLDSTAFINGPQVHAFQKELEEYLGVKHVIPCANGTDALQICMMGLRLEPGDEVITADFTFAATVEVIALLNLTPVLVDVEIDTFNIDISAIEKAITPKTKAIVPVHLFGQCANMDAIMELAEKHNLYVIEDNAQAIGATHTFQNGKKQKAGAMGHVASTSFFPSKNLGCYGDGGAIFTNDDDLAHTIRGIVNHGMYKRYHHDVVGVNSRLDSMQAAILRAKLPNLDVYNEKRREAAKKYSKFFEGEPNIVTPKMVSGCEGICDSCDCHVFHQYTLRVLNEKRDKLAQHLNENGVPCGVYYPIPLHKQKAYVDERYKEEDFPVTNKLVEEVISLPMHTELDDEQIEFITKLVIEFINK, from the coding sequence ATGAAAAAAATACAGATGGTTGACCTTAAGGGTCAATACGAGGGCATAAAAAATCAGGTGAATACCTCCATTTCAGAAGTCCTTGATTCTACAGCATTTATAAATGGGCCTCAAGTACATGCTTTTCAAAAAGAGCTCGAAGAATATCTTGGGGTGAAACATGTAATCCCATGTGCGAATGGCACGGACGCCCTTCAAATTTGTATGATGGGGCTTAGATTGGAACCTGGTGATGAAGTAATAACTGCAGACTTTACTTTCGCGGCTACGGTGGAGGTGATTGCATTGTTAAATCTTACGCCAGTTTTAGTAGATGTTGAAATTGACACCTTTAATATTGACATAAGTGCAATTGAAAAGGCAATTACACCAAAAACAAAAGCGATAGTTCCAGTGCATCTTTTTGGGCAATGTGCCAATATGGATGCCATTATGGAATTGGCTGAAAAGCATAATCTCTACGTAATTGAGGATAATGCCCAGGCCATTGGAGCTACACATACATTCCAAAATGGAAAAAAACAAAAAGCAGGAGCCATGGGCCATGTGGCATCCACTTCTTTTTTTCCATCTAAAAATTTGGGGTGTTACGGGGATGGAGGTGCTATTTTCACTAATGATGATGATTTAGCCCACACAATTCGGGGAATAGTGAATCATGGAATGTACAAAAGATACCATCATGATGTGGTTGGGGTTAATTCTCGATTAGATTCTATGCAGGCAGCTATTTTACGGGCAAAACTTCCGAATCTAGATGTTTATAACGAGAAACGAAGAGAGGCTGCAAAGAAGTATTCCAAGTTCTTTGAAGGTGAACCGAATATTGTGACTCCAAAAATGGTCAGTGGCTGTGAAGGTATTTGTGATTCTTGTGACTGTCATGTATTTCATCAATATACTCTTCGAGTTTTGAACGAAAAAAGAGACAAATTAGCACAACATTTAAATGAAAATGGCGTTCCATGTGGGGTGTATTATCCAATTCCTTTGCATAAACAAAAGGCTTATGTGGATGAGCGCTACAAGGAAGAAGATTTTCCAGTGACCAACAAATTGGTCGAAGAGGTAATCTCGCTTCCCATGCACACAGAACTAGATGATGAACAAATTGAATTTATAACCAAGTTGGTCATTGAGTTCATAAACAAATAA
- a CDS encoding asparaginase, producing the protein MQDKTNILLIYTGGTIGMIKDYKTGALKAFNFKELIRNLPELNQLDCKLKGVSFDEPIDSSNMNPDYWVAIASLIEENYVEFDGFVVLHGSDTMSYSASALSFMLENLAKPVIFTGSQLPIGDLRTDAKENLITSIQIAALKEKGKPVVQEVGLYFEYKLYRANRTTKINAEHFEAFASLNHPPLIESGVHLKVHHSNLCKRPPRSKSLQVHRNMDNNIVVLKLFPGLSRSVLKSILNISGLKVVVLETYGAGNAPTDDWFLKELKEAIDKGLHIINVTQCSGGAVSMGHYETSEKLKEMQMINGKDITTEAAITKAMYLLGSNISRKLFKTIFETPLRGEMH; encoded by the coding sequence ATGCAAGACAAAACCAACATTCTGCTTATCTATACCGGAGGTACTATCGGTATGATAAAGGATTACAAAACAGGAGCGCTCAAGGCTTTTAATTTTAAGGAGTTGATTCGAAACCTTCCAGAATTGAACCAATTGGATTGTAAGTTAAAAGGAGTGTCCTTTGATGAGCCAATAGATTCTTCAAACATGAATCCGGATTATTGGGTTGCCATTGCTTCACTAATTGAAGAGAATTATGTGGAATTTGATGGATTTGTAGTGCTCCACGGAAGCGATACTATGAGTTATTCGGCTTCAGCCTTAAGCTTTATGTTGGAAAATCTGGCCAAGCCAGTAATATTCACAGGATCTCAACTTCCTATTGGGGATTTGCGTACAGATGCAAAAGAAAATCTCATTACGTCAATTCAAATAGCAGCCTTAAAAGAAAAAGGAAAACCCGTTGTACAAGAGGTGGGTCTGTATTTTGAATATAAGTTGTACCGGGCCAATAGAACTACAAAAATCAACGCGGAACATTTTGAGGCGTTCGCATCTTTAAACCATCCTCCGCTAATTGAATCTGGGGTACATTTAAAAGTTCATCATTCAAATCTTTGTAAAAGGCCACCGCGATCAAAATCTTTACAGGTACATAGGAATATGGATAATAATATTGTGGTTTTAAAACTGTTCCCTGGTCTTAGTAGGTCAGTTTTAAAATCAATTTTGAACATATCTGGGTTAAAGGTGGTTGTTTTGGAAACCTATGGTGCCGGAAATGCACCAACGGATGATTGGTTTTTAAAAGAATTAAAAGAAGCCATTGATAAAGGATTACATATTATTAATGTAACGCAGTGTTCAGGAGGAGCGGTTTCAATGGGGCATTATGAGACCAGTGAAAAGCTAAAAGAGATGCAAATGATTAACGGAAAGGACATTACGACTGAAGCGGCCATAACAAAAGCCATGTACCTATTGGGAAGTAATATTTCCAGAAAGCTCTTTAAGACAATTTTTGAAACCCCGCTTCGTGGTGAAATGCACTAA
- a CDS encoding retropepsin-like aspartic protease family protein, translating to MKSLKKFLKSKNYLTIPLVLTETNHFEIAAKINGVSGRFILDTGASNTCVGMDKIDFFKMISEVSDIKAAGAGATEMETLVSSKNKIQIGEWKKSKQKIVLFDLVHVNEALTSHNSLPVDGIIGADVLKKGKAIIDYDKKSLYLKK from the coding sequence ATGAAATCCCTCAAAAAGTTTCTGAAATCAAAAAACTACCTCACAATCCCTTTGGTTCTTACGGAAACCAACCATTTTGAAATTGCCGCCAAAATAAATGGGGTTTCTGGACGATTTATTTTGGATACAGGAGCTTCCAACACCTGTGTTGGGATGGACAAAATTGATTTTTTTAAAATGATTTCCGAGGTTTCAGATATAAAAGCGGCAGGAGCTGGTGCAACCGAAATGGAAACCTTGGTCTCTTCCAAAAATAAAATCCAAATCGGGGAATGGAAAAAAAGCAAGCAAAAAATAGTATTGTTTGATTTAGTCCATGTCAATGAAGCACTAACCTCTCATAATTCCCTACCTGTAGATGGCATTATAGGGGCCGACGTTCTTAAAAAAGGTAAGGCCATAATTGATTATGACAAAAAAAGCCTTTACTTAAAAAAGTAA